Proteins from one Impatiens glandulifera chromosome 2, dImpGla2.1, whole genome shotgun sequence genomic window:
- the LOC124924473 gene encoding protein HEADING DATE REPRESSOR 1-like, whose amino-acid sequence MEIVKKVDEEKKEEDSTMAVELSKKRKALFQPLEHSINGKRSLSSNNNYESLLIPPPDIETTSYPRGWLIGKKRKLVNVDVVESMRRIVVQEMNRKDREIDGLNEQLEEDAKCVKHPQVQLLEERNKRSHVE is encoded by the exons ATGGAAATAGTTAAGAAGGTagatgaagaaaagaaagaagaagattcaACAATGGCGGTGGAACTTTCTAAGAAGAGGAAAGCTCTGTTTCAACCGTTAGAACACAGCATCAACGGTAAACGATCATTAtcatctaataataattatgaaagtCTGCTAATTCCTCCACCGGATATCGAGACCACATCGTATCCACGTGGGTGGTTGATAGGTAAAAAACGCAAGCTTGTGAATGTTGATGTTGTAGAAAGCATGAGGAGAATAGTTGTTCAAGAAATGAACAGAAAG GATAGAGAGATTGATGGGTTAAATGAGCAATTAGAAGAGGAtgcaaaatgtgttaaacaccCGCAAGTTCAGCTGTTGGAGGAGAGAAATAAAAGGTCTCATGTAGAATGA